The Thalassotalea sp. 273M-4 genome includes a region encoding these proteins:
- a CDS encoding glycosyl hydrolase family 17 protein — protein sequence MLEQFGRAICYSGYRKGQDPRTETYPSYEQVKQDLLILANDWDYIRLYDCSTHAKTVLEVIKHEGLALKVLLGADLGAEINNPNCPWGGVYPDHQLAENTSRNQKNIATLIAFANAYPETVQALSIGNEASVDWNDHMVSVDALVAYAKQVKAGAKQPVSFCENYVPWLGKLEPLVEVVDFICIHTYPAWEYKTLRDALAYTQQNYYAVADRYPHKKVVITEAGWTTRSNNRGIERWNASEEIQAEYIRQLLRWTGSEEILTFVFEAFDEPWKGSDDASEPEKHWGLYFEDRTPKLVITQR from the coding sequence ATGTTAGAGCAGTTTGGACGAGCAATTTGTTATTCGGGTTACCGAAAAGGGCAAGATCCAAGAACCGAAACATACCCAAGTTATGAACAAGTCAAACAAGACTTGTTGATTTTAGCTAACGACTGGGATTACATACGCTTATACGACTGCTCTACACACGCCAAAACCGTGCTTGAAGTGATCAAGCACGAAGGGTTAGCGCTTAAGGTTTTATTAGGAGCCGATTTAGGCGCAGAAATAAATAACCCTAATTGTCCTTGGGGCGGTGTATACCCAGATCATCAACTGGCTGAAAATACTAGCAGAAACCAAAAAAATATCGCGACCTTAATTGCGTTTGCTAATGCGTACCCAGAAACCGTACAAGCCTTATCGATAGGTAATGAAGCCAGCGTTGATTGGAACGACCATATGGTTTCTGTCGATGCGCTGGTGGCGTATGCAAAGCAAGTTAAAGCGGGAGCGAAACAGCCGGTAAGTTTTTGTGAAAACTATGTACCTTGGTTAGGAAAGCTTGAACCTTTGGTTGAGGTTGTGGATTTTATTTGTATTCATACCTACCCAGCGTGGGAGTATAAGACTCTGCGTGATGCCTTGGCTTATACTCAACAAAATTATTATGCAGTAGCCGATCGTTATCCACATAAGAAAGTTGTGATCACCGAAGCTGGTTGGACAACCCGTTCTAACAACCGTGGTATTGAACGTTGGAATGCCTCCGAAGAAATTCAGGCTGAATACATTCGCCAATTACTGCGTTGGACTGGCAGTGAAGAGATCCTTACGTTTGTTTTTGAAGCATTTGATGAACCTTGGAAAGGCTCAGATGATGCCAGCGAGCCTGAAAAACACTGGGGCTTATACTTTGAAGATAGAACCCCAAAGTTGGTCATTACGCAACGCTAG
- a CDS encoding glycosyl hydrolase family 17 protein produces MSKRYNKYMSLAGINFFNLSTEELKETVKSILDNKIHGISFSPYIEGQGPGTQITKEQIVERLSLIADNVKWIRTFSCTEGNELIPQVAKSMGLKTMVGVWLDDDIETNEEELANAIALANEGAVDILGVGNEVLLREELSEQQLINYIERAKAAVNVPVGYVDAYYEFEDHPNIADACDVILANCYPFWEGCPADYSLLYMKDMYRRAIKAAKGKKVIVTETGWPTVGTSTGGAIPSYDNAIRYFINTYQWAEEDNIDIFYFSSFDETWKVEAEGDVGAYWGLWDKDGKLKY; encoded by the coding sequence ATGTCTAAAAGATATAATAAATATATGTCCTTAGCAGGGATTAATTTTTTTAATTTATCAACAGAAGAATTAAAAGAAACGGTAAAATCGATTTTAGATAACAAAATTCATGGAATCTCTTTTAGCCCTTACATCGAAGGCCAAGGACCAGGAACGCAAATTACTAAAGAACAAATCGTTGAGCGCTTATCGTTAATTGCCGATAACGTAAAATGGATCCGTACATTTTCTTGTACCGAGGGCAATGAACTCATTCCTCAAGTTGCTAAGTCCATGGGCTTAAAAACTATGGTAGGGGTTTGGCTTGATGACGATATAGAAACCAATGAAGAAGAATTGGCTAATGCCATTGCTTTAGCGAATGAAGGCGCAGTTGATATTCTTGGTGTTGGTAATGAAGTCCTATTGCGTGAAGAGCTGAGTGAACAACAGCTGATTAACTATATTGAACGGGCCAAAGCCGCCGTTAATGTCCCCGTCGGTTATGTTGATGCCTACTACGAATTTGAAGACCACCCTAACATTGCTGATGCATGCGATGTGATTTTGGCAAACTGTTATCCATTTTGGGAAGGATGCCCAGCAGACTATTCATTACTTTACATGAAAGACATGTACCGCAGGGCAATAAAAGCGGCGAAAGGTAAAAAAGTTATTGTTACGGAAACGGGCTGGCCTACAGTTGGAACGTCAACGGGTGGCGCAATACCATCTTATGATAACGCTATTCGCTATTTTATTAATACATATCAATGGGCAGAAGAGGATAATATTGATATCTTCTATTTTTCGTCTTTTGATGAGACCTGGAAGGTTGAGGCCGAAGGGGATGTTGGTGCTTATTGGGGTCTTTGGGATAAAGACGGCAAGCTAAAATATTAA
- a CDS encoding family 16 glycosylhydrolase produces MKDITAKLPTFKGNRGLLAFTIGMSLTVLTACSKPESDNVATVSVETAEFEWAVNVGGAEYLGVDGVVYHADTLTVDAPIKSMEYTKGSQDGELYETFREGELSFSKPLENGKYDVTFMFAEPEDRAIGSRVFNVFVEDQLHIRNLDVRGARDGKHISALDRAVSQVEVTDGQLDIRLEAIKDLPILNGLIIRDARPRDDEKWELVWQDEFNQPGAPDSSRWSYNIWPAKKVNDEDQAYTDRAKNVRVEDGKLIIQAFKESYNGAEYTSGRIHTQGKGDIHYGRIEVRAKLPAGQGTWPAIWMLPSDPYKYATTCKENEDWQGSSTCNAWPNSGEIDIMEHVGFDMNKVHGTVHTKAYYWAEWEQRKGSVETVNAEQAFHTYSLEWTPEQISIFFNDTLYFTYVNEQTGWKAWPFDHPFHLILNLAVGGMWGRAGGPVDDSIFPVQMEVDYVRVYKAKS; encoded by the coding sequence ATGAAAGATATTACAGCAAAACTACCGACTTTTAAGGGCAACCGTGGCTTGTTAGCGTTTACGATTGGTATGTCACTTACCGTATTAACCGCGTGTTCTAAACCCGAGTCGGACAATGTGGCAACGGTTAGTGTTGAAACAGCTGAGTTTGAGTGGGCCGTTAATGTTGGTGGTGCAGAATATCTGGGTGTTGATGGTGTCGTGTATCATGCCGATACGCTAACTGTAGATGCACCAATAAAGTCGATGGAATACACCAAAGGTTCGCAAGATGGTGAGCTCTACGAAACGTTTCGCGAAGGTGAGTTGAGTTTTTCTAAACCATTAGAAAATGGCAAATATGACGTTACTTTCATGTTTGCTGAGCCAGAAGATCGTGCCATTGGCTCTCGTGTGTTTAATGTGTTTGTTGAAGATCAGTTGCATATTCGCAATCTAGATGTGCGCGGTGCGCGAGATGGTAAGCATATTTCGGCATTAGATCGTGCAGTCAGCCAAGTGGAAGTAACCGACGGACAACTTGATATTCGTTTAGAAGCGATTAAAGATTTACCGATTCTTAATGGGTTAATTATTCGCGATGCTCGACCTCGTGACGACGAAAAATGGGAATTGGTTTGGCAAGATGAATTCAACCAACCCGGTGCCCCAGATTCAAGTCGTTGGAGTTACAATATTTGGCCGGCTAAAAAAGTAAATGATGAAGATCAAGCTTACACTGATCGGGCGAAGAATGTGCGCGTAGAAGATGGTAAACTTATTATCCAAGCGTTTAAAGAGTCTTATAATGGCGCCGAGTATACCTCTGGTCGTATCCATACTCAGGGTAAAGGCGATATTCACTACGGTCGAATTGAAGTAAGAGCTAAACTGCCAGCAGGTCAAGGTACTTGGCCGGCGATTTGGATGTTACCAAGCGATCCGTATAAATACGCCACAACGTGTAAAGAAAACGAAGATTGGCAAGGTAGTAGCACCTGTAATGCGTGGCCAAATTCCGGTGAAATCGACATTATGGAGCATGTTGGTTTTGATATGAATAAAGTGCATGGCACCGTTCATACTAAAGCGTACTACTGGGCAGAATGGGAACAACGCAAGGGCAGTGTTGAAACGGTTAATGCAGAACAAGCGTTTCATACCTACTCATTGGAGTGGACTCCAGAACAAATCTCGATTTTTTTCAATGACACTCTATATTTTACATACGTCAATGAGCAAACCGGATGGAAAGCGTGGCCATTTGATCACCCATTTCATTTGATTCTAAACCTTGCCGTTGGTGGCATGTGGGGTCGCGCAGGCGGACCAGTTGATGACAGTATTTTTCCAGTGCAAATGGAAGTCGATTATGTCAGGGTTTACAAAGCCAAGTCATAA
- a CDS encoding glycoside hydrolase family 3 protein: protein MLKLTVKNSIKNDHQSELNKQIEQCLSAMTLDQKIGQMMQVEWSSTSPEDVRKYHIGGVLSAAGSYPNINTPQQWLHISDTFWLSSSVKSSQSPRRTDIPVLFGVDAVHGHANVEGGTIFPHNIGLGCTRDPDLVKRIGQATAKEVLASGINWVFGPNLAVAQDFHWGRVYESFSENTDLVSELGRALISGIQHPFEHESVASCIKHFVGDGGTLYGIDQGDTKLSFEQLQATHIKPFEQGIAEGALTVMASFSSWNGAKCHGSRFLLTDILKDKLQFQGFVVSDMEGIEYLPEGTYSAVAIAVNAGIDMFMAPNNWKHLIEHLRNHVALGTISMSRINDAVRRILWVKHRLGLFALAKPSERKMANTRHFGSEKHRALAIEAVQKSAVLLKNNANVLPLNRQQKIFVAGKNADNIGSQCGGFTLDWQGCEGNEAFAHGCSIWQAIKQSAPNASLSQQPFGEDADPKQHDIAVVVVGELPYAEGLGDIRRNNNYLVKSGSMIDGRFNILEPYGDSLRLSNLHPEDIRTIENIRAKGIKVVTILLSGRPLLINQELDASQAFIAAWLPGIMGNGVVDLLFNRVNFSAKLGFTWPASIDQKAHTKPTSKVLFNYGYGLQYHN from the coding sequence ATGTTGAAACTTACTGTAAAAAATTCCATAAAAAATGATCATCAATCAGAGTTAAATAAGCAGATTGAGCAATGCTTATCAGCAATGACTCTGGATCAAAAAATTGGTCAAATGATGCAAGTAGAATGGAGCTCGACCAGCCCTGAAGATGTGCGCAAGTATCATATCGGTGGGGTCTTAAGCGCCGCCGGAAGCTATCCAAATATCAATACCCCACAACAATGGCTTCATATTAGCGATACATTTTGGCTATCGTCTTCTGTAAAATCGTCACAATCACCACGTCGTACTGATATTCCGGTGCTATTTGGGGTGGATGCGGTTCACGGTCACGCCAATGTTGAGGGCGGGACCATCTTCCCGCATAACATTGGTTTAGGTTGTACTCGAGATCCAGATTTAGTCAAACGTATTGGTCAAGCCACCGCCAAAGAAGTTCTTGCCAGTGGCATAAATTGGGTCTTTGGTCCCAATTTGGCGGTTGCCCAAGATTTTCATTGGGGTCGAGTGTATGAAAGCTTCTCTGAGAATACCGATTTAGTCAGTGAGTTAGGCCGAGCCCTGATCAGCGGCATTCAACACCCCTTCGAACACGAGTCCGTTGCTAGCTGTATTAAACATTTTGTTGGCGATGGCGGCACCTTATATGGTATTGACCAAGGTGATACCAAATTATCGTTTGAACAGTTGCAAGCAACCCATATCAAACCGTTTGAGCAAGGCATCGCCGAAGGCGCTTTAACGGTGATGGCGTCTTTTAGCAGTTGGAATGGTGCAAAATGTCATGGCAGTCGTTTTTTATTGACCGACATTTTAAAAGATAAACTACAGTTTCAGGGCTTTGTGGTTTCCGATATGGAAGGGATTGAATACCTGCCAGAGGGTACATACAGTGCGGTTGCGATTGCGGTAAATGCGGGCATCGATATGTTTATGGCGCCAAATAATTGGAAGCACTTAATTGAACACCTGCGCAATCATGTGGCTTTGGGTACCATTTCAATGTCACGAATTAATGATGCTGTGCGCCGCATTTTATGGGTTAAACATCGTCTAGGCTTGTTTGCATTAGCAAAACCCTCAGAGCGGAAGATGGCCAATACCCGCCACTTTGGCAGTGAAAAGCACCGAGCATTGGCTATTGAAGCGGTGCAGAAGTCTGCCGTATTGCTTAAAAATAACGCCAATGTATTGCCGTTAAATCGACAGCAAAAGATTTTTGTTGCGGGTAAAAACGCCGATAATATCGGCAGCCAATGCGGTGGCTTCACGCTTGATTGGCAAGGATGTGAGGGCAATGAGGCCTTTGCTCATGGTTGCTCCATTTGGCAAGCAATCAAGCAATCGGCACCAAATGCATCCTTGAGTCAGCAACCGTTCGGCGAAGATGCCGACCCCAAGCAACATGACATTGCCGTGGTTGTTGTGGGGGAGCTGCCATACGCTGAAGGTCTTGGCGATATAAGACGAAATAATAATTACTTGGTCAAATCAGGCTCGATGATTGATGGTCGATTCAATATTCTTGAGCCTTATGGTGATAGTCTTCGGTTATCCAATCTTCACCCTGAAGATATCCGAACCATAGAAAATATTCGAGCTAAAGGCATAAAGGTGGTGACCATATTACTCTCTGGTCGGCCACTCCTGATTAATCAGGAGCTTGACGCTTCTCAAGCCTTTATTGCGGCTTGGTTGCCAGGGATCATGGGCAATGGGGTGGTTGACTTATTGTTTAATCGAGTAAATTTTAGCGCCAAACTGGGTTTTACTTGGCCGGCCAGCATTGATCAAAAAGCTCATACCAAGCCAACGAGTAAGGTCTTGTTTAACTATGGATATGGTCTGCAATATCACAACTAA
- a CDS encoding MFS transporter: MNNTKTYTTAPEDRISFLRKFIYGLGALVNNLLGAAIAGMAIVLNLGLGMNPALVGLLGSLPRFVDAITDPLMGFISDKSKTRWGRRRPYIFIGAILAGIVFALLWQLPAGKSESFYFWFFLIGSILFYFAYTIFATPWVALGYELTPDYHERTRLMGVSNFMGQLAYLMAPWFLWFMQSDMFFDDMVTGAGWLAVIIGAFTICVGVLPAIFLKERGTLEQKAPAESAIAPSVQAETPPAETFTIGQRVKQFLKGFVITLKFKPFLCLCGATFLVFNGFMMVSSFQSYVIIYYVFGGDQSAGAEYVGWSGTMSAIGTFCVILLVTKLATLWGKRKTFFFAIGMSIIGYALKWVCYNPDYPLLLLVPQPFIAFGLGGLFTLMGSMIADVCDLDELNTEERREGMFGSIYWWVVKLGMAVALAAGGFLLNATGFDVALGNDQTADTLFWMRFYDVVIPVIASVIAIYLVYIFPITEQRAHEIREQLEARRGKLA; the protein is encoded by the coding sequence ATGAATAATACGAAAACATACACTACCGCTCCTGAAGACAGAATCTCCTTTCTGCGCAAGTTTATTTACGGACTTGGGGCTCTTGTAAACAACCTTCTTGGTGCTGCCATTGCCGGCATGGCCATTGTGTTAAATTTAGGTCTAGGGATGAACCCTGCCCTCGTAGGCTTATTAGGCTCTTTACCTCGATTTGTCGATGCGATAACCGACCCTTTAATGGGATTTATCTCCGACAAATCAAAAACCAGATGGGGTCGACGCAGGCCTTATATTTTCATCGGGGCTATTTTAGCCGGTATTGTTTTCGCCCTATTGTGGCAATTACCTGCAGGTAAAAGTGAATCCTTTTACTTTTGGTTTTTCCTCATTGGCAGTATTTTGTTTTACTTTGCCTACACCATTTTTGCGACCCCTTGGGTTGCGTTAGGGTACGAATTAACCCCTGATTACCATGAACGTACCCGACTCATGGGTGTGTCTAACTTTATGGGCCAATTAGCCTACTTAATGGCACCATGGTTCTTATGGTTTATGCAATCAGACATGTTCTTTGATGATATGGTCACCGGCGCTGGCTGGTTAGCCGTTATTATCGGTGCCTTTACCATCTGTGTGGGTGTGTTACCGGCAATTTTCTTAAAAGAACGTGGTACTTTAGAACAAAAAGCACCAGCTGAGTCTGCCATTGCACCAAGCGTGCAAGCCGAAACGCCACCGGCCGAAACGTTTACCATTGGTCAGCGCGTAAAACAGTTCTTAAAAGGCTTTGTGATCACCTTGAAATTTAAGCCATTCTTATGTTTATGTGGCGCCACTTTCTTAGTGTTTAATGGCTTTATGATGGTTTCATCATTCCAAAGCTACGTAATTATTTACTACGTTTTTGGTGGTGACCAATCGGCTGGTGCTGAATATGTTGGCTGGTCTGGTACCATGTCGGCCATCGGTACTTTCTGTGTTATTTTATTAGTAACGAAATTAGCGACGCTTTGGGGCAAGCGTAAGACATTCTTCTTCGCCATCGGTATGTCGATTATTGGTTATGCCTTAAAGTGGGTGTGCTATAACCCTGACTACCCACTATTGCTTCTGGTACCACAACCGTTTATTGCCTTTGGTTTAGGTGGTTTATTCACCCTAATGGGCTCAATGATTGCCGACGTATGTGATCTAGATGAACTTAATACAGAAGAACGCCGAGAAGGTATGTTCGGTTCTATTTACTGGTGGGTTGTTAAACTTGGGATGGCGGTGGCTCTTGCCGCTGGTGGATTCTTGTTAAATGCGACAGGGTTTGATGTGGCCCTTGGTAATGACCAAACCGCTGACACCCTATTTTGGATGCGATTCTATGATGTGGTGATCCCAGTGATTGCCTCAGTTATCGCTATCTACTTAGTGTACATATTCCCAATCACCGAGCAACGCGCTCATGAAATTAGGGAACAGTTAGAAGCAAGACGCGGTAAACTCGCTTAA
- a CDS encoding glycoside hydrolase family 3 N-terminal domain-containing protein — MTQQQECNFSTTINPDDATIDRLVAQLLEQMSLDEKIGQMCQSQGGEGHISEHLRMGIQQGQVGSVLNETNVDVVNELQRIAVEESRLGIPLLIGRDVIHGFKTIFPLPIAQAASFDPELVKLGARISAHEAASCGVNWTFSPMIDISRDPRWGRIAESFGEDPLLNAKLGVAMVQGYQSDNLAQFDAIAACAKHFVGYGASESGRDYNTANIPENELRNVYLPPFKAAHEAGVATMMASFSDLNGVPASGNQWLMQQVLREEWQYQGMVVSDWDSIFQLTVHGFADSAYAAANAAANAGIDMEMVSTTYHENIAQLLSDNQLTMTQVDAMVGNILRLKFKLNLFNQPYTEPKKFKALVNQQHLDAARDMVRKSCVLLKNAQQTLPLKPDELNDIAVIGPLADDGYEQLGTWIFDGDEKHSVTPLAALKHELPEHTKVHVARALSTSRSNSEEGFADAVKAAQQSDIALLFLGEESILSGEAHCRTNIDLPGAQEALINQIAATGTPIVLVTMAGRPLTLSNIIDKVGAILYAWHPGSMAGPGISDLLLGKCSPSGKLPVSFVRHVGQVPLYYAQKHTGKPASDSNFVHMDDFPVRAPQTSMGMSATHLDCHFTPLFPFGFGLTYSNIHCRKLQLNTHTPAMDETIYVSVEVMNEGDVDTDDVIQLYIRDLVANVTRPVKELKAFKRVHLPKHSSIEVKFALTKDDLSFYNQRMQQVTEPGKFHLWVGNSSDCQLQTEFELRA; from the coding sequence ATGACGCAACAGCAAGAGTGTAATTTCAGCACGACAATCAACCCCGACGACGCCACTATCGACCGCTTAGTGGCTCAGTTACTTGAACAGATGAGTTTGGATGAAAAAATAGGCCAAATGTGTCAATCCCAAGGTGGTGAAGGCCATATCAGTGAACATTTACGCATGGGGATTCAACAAGGTCAAGTTGGCTCCGTATTGAATGAAACCAATGTCGACGTTGTGAATGAGTTGCAACGCATTGCCGTCGAAGAAAGCCGTCTTGGCATCCCACTTTTGATTGGCCGAGATGTGATTCATGGGTTTAAAACCATTTTTCCGCTGCCCATTGCTCAAGCCGCTAGTTTCGACCCTGAATTGGTTAAACTCGGTGCTAGGATCAGTGCACACGAAGCCGCAAGTTGTGGGGTAAACTGGACCTTTTCGCCAATGATTGACATCAGTCGTGACCCAAGATGGGGTCGTATTGCCGAAAGCTTTGGTGAAGACCCTCTGCTAAATGCCAAACTTGGGGTGGCAATGGTGCAAGGCTATCAGAGTGATAACTTAGCGCAATTCGATGCTATTGCAGCCTGTGCCAAACATTTTGTCGGTTACGGTGCCAGCGAAAGTGGTCGTGATTACAATACCGCCAATATCCCAGAGAACGAATTACGCAATGTGTATTTACCACCGTTTAAAGCGGCACATGAAGCTGGTGTTGCTACTATGATGGCCTCATTTAGTGACTTAAACGGGGTCCCCGCCAGTGGCAACCAATGGTTAATGCAACAAGTATTGAGAGAAGAATGGCAATACCAAGGTATGGTGGTAAGCGACTGGGATTCTATCTTTCAACTTACGGTTCATGGCTTTGCTGACTCTGCCTATGCGGCCGCAAATGCAGCCGCTAATGCCGGTATTGATATGGAAATGGTCAGTACCACCTACCACGAAAACATTGCCCAATTGCTTAGTGATAATCAACTGACCATGACCCAAGTCGATGCTATGGTTGGCAATATTTTACGACTTAAATTTAAACTGAATTTGTTTAATCAGCCTTATACCGAGCCGAAAAAGTTTAAAGCTTTAGTCAATCAACAACACCTTGATGCCGCTCGTGATATGGTACGAAAAAGTTGTGTGTTATTAAAAAATGCGCAACAAACATTGCCATTAAAACCTGATGAGCTTAATGACATCGCGGTTATTGGCCCTTTAGCTGACGATGGCTATGAACAACTTGGTACTTGGATTTTTGACGGTGATGAAAAGCACAGTGTTACCCCTTTAGCAGCGTTAAAACACGAGTTACCTGAGCATACTAAGGTCCATGTAGCCCGCGCTCTTAGTACCAGTCGCAGTAACAGCGAAGAAGGTTTTGCCGACGCCGTTAAGGCAGCACAGCAATCCGATATTGCCTTATTATTTTTAGGTGAAGAGTCCATTTTATCTGGCGAAGCCCATTGTCGTACCAACATCGACTTACCGGGAGCTCAAGAAGCATTGATTAACCAAATTGCCGCCACCGGTACGCCAATTGTATTAGTCACTATGGCTGGCCGTCCTTTAACTTTATCGAATATTATCGATAAAGTAGGTGCGATTTTATACGCTTGGCACCCCGGTTCAATGGCAGGCCCTGGTATTTCAGACCTGCTCCTGGGGAAATGTTCGCCATCAGGTAAACTGCCGGTAAGCTTTGTCCGCCATGTTGGTCAAGTGCCGTTATACTATGCGCAAAAGCACACTGGCAAACCCGCCAGTGACAGCAACTTTGTTCACATGGATGACTTTCCCGTGCGCGCACCACAAACCTCTATGGGGATGAGCGCGACGCATCTGGATTGTCACTTTACTCCGTTATTTCCTTTTGGCTTTGGTCTTACCTACAGCAACATCCATTGTCGTAAATTACAGCTAAATACGCACACCCCTGCGATGGATGAAACCATTTATGTGTCAGTTGAGGTGATGAATGAAGGAGACGTTGACACCGATGACGTAATTCAACTTTATATTCGCGATTTGGTTGCGAACGTCACCCGCCCGGTTAAAGAGCTAAAAGCATTTAAGCGCGTGCATTTACCAAAACACTCGAGTATCGAAGTAAAGTTTGCGTTGACCAAAGATGACTTAAGCTTTTACAACCAACGCATGCAACAAGTGACCGAGCCTGGTAAGTTCCATCTGTGGGTTGGTAATAGCAGTGATTGCCAATTACAAACGGAATTTGAGCTGCGAGCATAA
- a CDS encoding MATE family efflux transporter gives MSIINRTALKNSFKLAWPISLQNTLVTLLSMIDVMMVSHLGNASVAAVGFGNRVQFVVLVIVSGLAWGVGILSAQNHGAGNTSRIRSTILLGLILSTLALLPLVIGNFFFADSLMALGTTDQDVIDIGEMYLWITMPSLLFVGGIMVFENALRSISQVKLPMVISTFAIVINIVLNYWLIYGGLGIEPLGVTGAAIATLIARGCHLLLIFMVLSIARHKLKPSRNDVKDLRIVKPWFDMIKLVVPLMASFGVWSIGSFVYQLIYGRLGTQELAVISLLVPIEGMFISLFFGFASACSIMVGQNLGAEKFDQAISIAKSFVIMAPLVAIVLGVLLLLAEPIIFMPFSDMPASTLALASDVFLIIALGAWIKISNMTMALGILRAGGETKACLYIDTFGMWMVSIPLTLMAAFYFDLPLFWVALTAYSEEVSKFGLFVWRISKQRWVRKIVN, from the coding sequence ATGTCTATTATTAATCGAACTGCCCTGAAAAACAGTTTTAAACTGGCTTGGCCAATCTCTTTACAAAACACCTTAGTGACCTTACTTAGCATGATTGATGTGATGATGGTGAGTCATTTGGGTAATGCCTCGGTTGCGGCGGTCGGCTTTGGTAACCGAGTTCAATTTGTGGTTTTAGTTATTGTCTCAGGCTTGGCTTGGGGGGTAGGTATTTTATCTGCGCAAAATCATGGTGCCGGTAATACCAGTCGCATTCGAAGTACCATTTTATTGGGGCTTATTTTAAGTACTTTAGCCTTATTACCTTTGGTCATTGGTAACTTTTTCTTTGCTGATAGTTTGATGGCTTTAGGTACGACCGATCAAGATGTTATCGATATTGGTGAAATGTATTTGTGGATCACTATGCCAAGCTTACTGTTTGTTGGTGGCATCATGGTGTTTGAAAATGCCCTGCGCAGTATTTCGCAAGTGAAGTTACCTATGGTGATTAGCACCTTTGCGATTGTGATTAATATTGTTCTTAACTACTGGTTAATCTACGGAGGCTTAGGGATTGAACCTTTAGGCGTTACGGGGGCGGCAATCGCCACGTTAATTGCCCGAGGTTGTCACTTGTTGTTGATTTTTATGGTGTTATCTATTGCCCGTCATAAGTTAAAACCGTCACGTAATGACGTTAAAGATCTAAGAATCGTTAAACCTTGGTTTGATATGATCAAACTTGTGGTGCCGTTGATGGCCAGTTTTGGGGTGTGGTCTATAGGTTCTTTTGTTTATCAATTAATTTACGGCCGACTAGGCACACAAGAGCTGGCGGTGATCAGTTTGCTGGTTCCTATTGAAGGCATGTTTATTTCACTGTTTTTTGGCTTTGCCTCTGCCTGCTCTATTATGGTGGGGCAAAACTTAGGCGCGGAAAAGTTTGACCAAGCGATTAGCATCGCCAAGAGCTTTGTTATTATGGCGCCTTTAGTCGCCATCGTTTTAGGCGTCCTATTATTGCTTGCTGAGCCCATCATTTTTATGCCTTTTAGCGACATGCCAGCAAGTACCTTAGCGTTAGCATCGGACGTGTTTTTAATCATTGCCCTAGGCGCGTGGATAAAAATCAGTAACATGACCATGGCTTTGGGCATATTACGAGCAGGTGGCGAAACCAAAGCTTGCTTGTATATTGATACCTTTGGCATGTGGATGGTGAGTATTCCGCTAACTCTAATGGCGGCATTTTATTTTGACCTACCATTGTTTTGGGTTGCTTTAACGGCGTATTCGGAAGAGGTCAGCAAGTTTGGTTTGTTTGTTTGGCGAATTTCAAAACAACGTTGGGTACGTAAAATTGTAAATTAA